The genomic stretch GGTTGTTGCAGAATTCATCAATGTCACGTTTAATTTCACCGATAATTTCAGACAGCTTTTGATTTTTAAGTTTATTGACACCATCCCTAAGGCGGTCTTCCCCATAAAATCCATTATAATCATAATTGGCTTCAGTAACTCCATCGGTGTATAAAAATACCATATCACCAGGATTCAATTTGATTTCACCTACATTATAGGCAATGCCTTCAATTGCCCCGCTCACCAAATCAGGACTGCCTTGCATATATTCGAAATCCCCTTTTTTCTGGCGAATCAAAGGAGGGTTATGACCTGCATTGACATATGACAATTTACCGCTCTCAAGGTCCAGTCTTCCAATCCAGATTGTTACAAAAAGCTCCTCATCGTTTCTTTGACATAACAGATCGTTGACATTCTCCATAACTTCGGCCAAATCATCGTCAAAGCGGGTATGATTTCTGATTAGATGCATTGTCTTTACCATAAACAGTGTTGCAGGGATTCCCTTGCCGCTTACATCTCCAATGACGAAAGTGATGTTGTTCTCACCATTGTCAAAAAAGTCATAAAAGTCTCCTCCAACTTCCTTTGCGGGATTCATGTACGCATATATTTCAAATGGTCTTTCAGCTGAAAATTCATCAAAATTCTTTGGAAGCATGTTTGACTGGATATTGCTGGCTACATTAAATTCTGTTTCAAATCTTTCAGTTTCTGCGGTTGCCTTTTGTATCCTATTTAAATGGTCTTTAATATTGGCAGTTAATGTGTAATATGATTTTACAAGCACTCCAACCTCATCATCGTCCTGTGAACGACGGTACAAATTACTGTCCAAATTTTCAATCTCTCTAGTTTCACCATATCTTTTTGTAGAATTAATCAGTCCATAGATGGGATCTGTTATGATATTTTGAACATAATGAATGTGTATTATTGAAAATACCAATATCATAATTGTTAAAACGGCAATGATACATAATAACCTAAATGAAGCATCTGCATTTCCCCATATCATTTGAGGAACCAAGTCAAAAAAGTCGACAAAAAAGAACAGTGCAATGGCCATTACAGCCATAAAGATCAATATGACCTGTTCGATAATTGAATAATTCTTGTCCTTGTATGAAACATTAAAGTCACGCGTATTTAAAACGAATAATAAGGTGATGATTATCATCAGGATAAAAGAGAACTCATTCACAAGAGTATTTTCCAATATGGTGAATACATTCATATAGAAAATTCCGGTCAGTATCACAAAAGCTATTGCAAAATATTTGTAGTCAATTTTTATTTTTGTAATCCATCTTTTAGGGGTTTGCAGAGGAATCCTAAGGGTGTTAAATCCGCTTATTAAAAGCAGCCCCAATAGGATTGAGAAAGTGAAGTGATTTAAAAAATATGCAAACCTGTCCAAATTGGAATGGTAGGGATAAACTGAGGCAAAATTTGCATAAGTATCATATGAAACTTCAAGTAATGCCAAATAAACGATTGAAACAATAAACATTAAAGTTAGGAATTTGGCCAGATTGTAAATTGAATTGAACCTTGGAATATCCATTTTTGTCCTGTCAAACATGGTATACCATAGTTTATATGCAAAAACTCCCATAAAAACCATGATAAATGAATCCATAAAGGCTCCAAACACATCCATCTGCTGTATGATTTCACATATGAATGATGCGCAGGCAACTCCCAAAGCGCCAACAGGGCCAAACATCAATCCGGCAACTGGAG from uncultured Methanobrevibacter sp. encodes the following:
- a CDS encoding PP2C family protein-serine/threonine phosphatase → MVQMFRDLFRDKRFIFIFTFIVECILYYLFEYTYFTGEYLLVDIGFAPVAGLMFGPVGALGVACASFICEIIQQMDVFGAFMDSFIMVFMGVFAYKLWYTMFDRTKMDIPRFNSIYNLAKFLTLMFIVSIVYLALLEVSYDTYANFASVYPYHSNLDRFAYFLNHFTFSILLGLLLISGFNTLRIPLQTPKRWITKIKIDYKYFAIAFVILTGIFYMNVFTILENTLVNEFSFILMIIITLLFVLNTRDFNVSYKDKNYSIIEQVILIFMAVMAIALFFFVDFFDLVPQMIWGNADASFRLLCIIAVLTIMILVFSIIHIHYVQNIITDPIYGLINSTKRYGETREIENLDSNLYRRSQDDDEVGVLVKSYYTLTANIKDHLNRIQKATAETERFETEFNVASNIQSNMLPKNFDEFSAERPFEIYAYMNPAKEVGGDFYDFFDNGENNITFVIGDVSGKGIPATLFMVKTMHLIRNHTRFDDDLAEVMENVNDLLCQRNDEELFVTIWIGRLDLESGKLSYVNAGHNPPLIRQKKGDFEYMQGSPDLVSGAIEGIAYNVGEIKLNPGDMVFLYTDGVTEANYDYNGFYGEDRLRDGVNKLKNQKLSEIIGEIKRDIDEFCNNPDQFDDMTMIAIRYDGGNEDD